One genomic segment of Ferrimonas sp. YFM includes these proteins:
- the suhB gene encoding inositol-1-monophosphatase encodes MHPMLNIAVRAARAGGEVIARAFSEQDKVEAELKGINDYVTKVDRDAEAAIVATIKKSYPKHTIIGEECGTIEGEHAEFQWIIDPLDGTTNFVKGLPHFSVSIALQIKGKVEQAVVFDPIRNELFTATRGAGAQLNGYRIRNSGARNLTGTVIATGFPFKSRQHSESYLNMLAGIWEDAADFRRTGSAALDLAYVAAGRVDGFFEIGLKPWDIAAGELLVKEAGGIVTDFVGGHNQLKSGNIVAGAPKVTAGLLSAMRPHLNDALKR; translated from the coding sequence ATGCATCCGATGCTGAATATCGCCGTTCGCGCTGCACGCGCCGGCGGAGAGGTTATTGCACGCGCGTTTTCTGAGCAGGACAAGGTTGAAGCCGAACTGAAAGGCATCAATGACTACGTCACCAAGGTAGACCGTGACGCCGAGGCGGCCATCGTGGCCACCATCAAGAAGTCCTATCCTAAGCACACCATCATCGGCGAAGAGTGTGGCACCATCGAAGGTGAGCACGCGGAGTTCCAATGGATCATCGACCCCCTGGATGGCACCACCAACTTCGTTAAGGGTCTGCCCCACTTCTCCGTATCCATTGCTCTGCAGATCAAGGGCAAGGTGGAACAGGCCGTGGTATTCGATCCCATCCGCAATGAACTGTTCACCGCCACCCGTGGTGCCGGCGCCCAGCTGAACGGTTACCGCATCCGCAACAGCGGCGCCCGTAACCTGACCGGCACAGTGATCGCCACCGGCTTCCCCTTCAAGAGCCGTCAGCACAGCGAAAGCTACCTGAACATGCTGGCCGGTATCTGGGAAGACGCCGCCGACTTCCGCCGCACCGGCTCCGCCGCCCTGGATCTGGCCTATGTGGCGGCCGGCCGCGTGGACGGATTCTTCGAGATTGGCCTCAAGCCCTGGGACATCGCCGCAGGCGAACTGCTGGTGAAGGAAGCCGGTGGCATCGTCACCGACTTTGTCGGTGGCCACAACCAGCTGAAGAGCGGCAACATCGTCGCTGGCGCCCCCAAGGTGACCGCCGGTCTGCTGTCCGCCATGCGTCCTCACCTGAATGACGCCCTCAAGCGCTGA
- a CDS encoding phosphate-starvation-inducible PsiE family protein, which translates to MPMHRLYKSFGLPTIALFEHLILIIITLATLVAIGQEVWLMISNRHVALADLLLLFIYLEVLAMVAVYAAEGQLPVRMPIYIGIVALARYLILDMKAMDDWRVLAISASALLLAATVVVIKVGQTYLSVETEHNRTSR; encoded by the coding sequence GTGCCCATGCACAGACTGTACAAATCGTTTGGACTGCCCACCATCGCCCTGTTTGAACACCTGATTCTGATCATCATCACCCTGGCAACCCTGGTGGCCATCGGCCAGGAGGTATGGCTGATGATCTCCAACCGCCATGTGGCCCTGGCGGATCTGCTGCTGCTGTTCATCTATCTGGAGGTGCTGGCCATGGTGGCGGTGTACGCGGCGGAGGGGCAACTGCCGGTGCGGATGCCCATCTACATCGGCATCGTCGCCCTGGCCCGCTACCTGATTCTGGACATGAAGGCGATGGACGACTGGCGGGTGCTGGCGATCTCAGCCTCTGCGCTCCTGCTGGCCGCCACCGTGGTGGTGATCAAGGTGGGACAGACCTATCTCAGCGTCGAAACCGAACATAACAGGACGTCGAGATAG
- the iscU gene encoding Fe-S cluster assembly scaffold IscU codes for MAYSEKVIDHYENPRNVGSFDKNDPNVATGMVGAPACGDVMKLQLKVDDEGVIEDAKFKTYGCGSAIASSSLVTEWVKGKTLEEAASIKNTEIAEELALPPVKIHCSILAEDAIKAAIADYNSKQGKE; via the coding sequence ATGGCATACAGTGAAAAGGTCATTGACCACTACGAAAACCCCCGCAACGTGGGTTCTTTCGACAAGAACGACCCCAATGTCGCCACCGGCATGGTTGGCGCACCGGCTTGCGGTGACGTGATGAAGCTGCAACTGAAGGTGGACGACGAAGGCGTTATCGAAGATGCCAAGTTCAAAACCTACGGCTGCGGCAGCGCCATCGCCTCCTCCTCCCTGGTCACCGAATGGGTGAAGGGTAAGACCCTGGAGGAAGCGGCGTCTATCAAGAACACCGAGATCGCCGAAGAGTTGGCCCTGCCTCCCGTGAAGATCCACTGTTCTATTCTGGCTGAGGACGCCATCAAGGCGGCCATCGCCGATTACAACAGCAAGCAAGGCAAAGAGTAA
- the fdx gene encoding ISC system 2Fe-2S type ferredoxin: MPKIIFLPSEEHCPEGLEAQADQGETILDVALRNGIIIEHACEKSCACTTCHVVVREGFDSLEESDELEDDMLDKAWGLEPESRLSCQAKVEDEDLVVDIPRYTINQVSENH, encoded by the coding sequence ATGCCAAAGATTATTTTTCTGCCCAGTGAAGAGCACTGCCCTGAAGGCCTGGAAGCCCAGGCCGATCAGGGAGAGACCATTCTGGACGTGGCCCTGCGCAATGGCATCATCATCGAACATGCCTGCGAGAAGTCCTGCGCCTGTACCACCTGTCATGTGGTGGTTCGCGAGGGCTTCGACTCCCTGGAGGAGAGTGACGAGCTGGAAGACGACATGCTGGATAAGGCCTGGGGTCTGGAGCCGGAGTCCCGCCTTTCCTGTCAGGCCAAGGTCGAAGATGAGGATCTGGTGGTGGATATCCCCAGGTACACCATCAATCAGGTAAGTGAAAACCACTAA
- the iscA gene encoding iron-sulfur cluster assembly protein IscA, whose amino-acid sequence MAISMTDAAADRVKQFLANRGRGIGLRLGLKTSGCSGLAYVIEFVDELNPDDEVFEDKGVNVIIDAKSLIYLEGVELDFVKEGLNEGFKFNNPNAQGECGCGESFTV is encoded by the coding sequence ATGGCCATCTCCATGACCGACGCCGCCGCCGACCGGGTGAAGCAGTTTCTGGCCAACCGCGGGCGGGGCATCGGCCTGCGCCTGGGCCTGAAGACCTCCGGCTGCTCCGGACTGGCCTACGTTATCGAGTTCGTTGATGAACTCAATCCAGACGATGAAGTGTTCGAAGACAAGGGAGTCAACGTGATCATCGATGCCAAGAGCCTGATCTATCTTGAGGGTGTGGAGCTGGATTTCGTCAAGGAGGGCCTGAACGAAGGCTTTAAGTTCAATAACCCCAACGCCCAGGGTGAGTGTGGCTGCGGAGAGAGCTTTACTGTTTGA
- the hscA gene encoding Fe-S protein assembly chaperone HscA: MALLQIAEPGQMAAPHQHKLAVGIDLGTTNSLVAAVRSGQAETLPDPQGRHRMPSVVRYLEQGVETGESAKALASEDPQNTIISVKRFMGRSLDDIQSRYPKLPYDLEASDNGLPLFLTRAGRVNPVQVSSEVLKPLIARAEETLGGELSGAVITVPAYFDDAQRQGTKDAAELVGIKVLRLLNEPTAAAIAYGLDSGQEGVIAVYDLGGGTFDISILRLNQGVFEVLATGGDSALGGDDFDHLLADHLADLAGLSDPDASLRRQLQSEACRVKEALTGADSVTAAIGDWQGEITRSQFDALIAPLVKRTLMACRRSLRDAGLDKEEVLEVVMVGGSTRVPQVREQVGEFFGRTPLTSIDPDRVVAIGAAIQADILVGNKPDSDMLLLDVAPLSLGLETMGGLTEKVIPRNTTIPVARAQEFTTFKDGQTAMAIHVVQGEREMVADCRSLARFVLKEIPPMAAGTAVIRVTFQVDADGLLSVTAQEKTSGVQTSIQVKPSFGLSEGEITRMLTESMTHAKEDIAKRMLTEQRIEAQRVIESLSSALDADGDELLRPEQQQVLRDQMVALKQLCEGNDGQVIKDAIEALDKASAEFAARRMDLSIRRALSGQSVDNV, encoded by the coding sequence ATGGCGTTACTGCAAATTGCTGAACCCGGCCAGATGGCCGCCCCTCACCAGCACAAGCTGGCGGTGGGAATCGATCTCGGAACCACAAACTCTCTGGTGGCTGCGGTGCGCAGCGGTCAGGCTGAAACTCTGCCCGACCCCCAGGGGCGTCATCGCATGCCCTCGGTGGTGCGTTACCTGGAGCAGGGGGTGGAGACCGGTGAGTCTGCCAAGGCCCTGGCCAGTGAGGATCCACAGAACACCATCATCTCGGTGAAACGCTTCATGGGGCGCTCCCTGGACGATATCCAGAGCCGTTACCCCAAACTGCCCTACGACCTGGAAGCTTCAGACAACGGCCTGCCGCTGTTTCTGACCCGCGCCGGTCGGGTCAATCCGGTTCAGGTCTCCTCCGAAGTGCTCAAGCCACTGATTGCCCGGGCCGAAGAGACTCTGGGCGGGGAGCTGTCCGGGGCGGTGATCACCGTGCCCGCCTACTTCGATGATGCCCAGCGTCAGGGCACCAAAGATGCCGCCGAACTGGTGGGCATCAAGGTGCTGCGCCTGCTGAATGAACCCACTGCTGCCGCCATCGCCTATGGCCTGGACTCCGGCCAGGAGGGGGTGATCGCCGTCTACGATCTCGGTGGCGGTACCTTCGACATCTCCATCCTTCGCCTCAATCAGGGGGTGTTCGAGGTGTTGGCCACCGGCGGCGATTCCGCCCTTGGGGGCGACGACTTCGACCACCTTCTGGCGGATCACCTGGCTGATCTGGCTGGACTGTCCGACCCGGACGCCAGCCTGCGCCGACAGCTGCAGAGCGAGGCCTGCCGGGTGAAAGAGGCGCTCACCGGCGCCGACAGCGTCACCGCCGCCATTGGCGATTGGCAGGGGGAGATCACCCGCAGCCAGTTTGATGCGTTGATCGCCCCTCTGGTCAAGCGCACCCTGATGGCTTGCCGCCGCAGCCTGCGTGATGCCGGCCTGGACAAGGAGGAGGTGCTGGAGGTGGTGATGGTGGGCGGCTCCACCCGGGTTCCCCAGGTACGGGAGCAGGTGGGTGAGTTCTTCGGACGCACTCCGCTGACCAGCATCGACCCGGATCGGGTGGTGGCCATAGGCGCCGCCATTCAGGCGGACATCCTGGTGGGCAACAAGCCGGACTCGGACATGCTGCTGCTGGATGTGGCGCCGCTGTCCCTGGGTCTGGAGACCATGGGTGGACTCACCGAGAAGGTGATTCCCCGCAACACCACCATCCCTGTCGCCCGGGCCCAGGAGTTCACCACCTTCAAAGACGGTCAGACTGCCATGGCCATCCATGTGGTGCAGGGCGAGCGTGAAATGGTGGCGGACTGCCGCTCCCTGGCTCGCTTCGTCCTCAAGGAGATTCCACCCATGGCTGCGGGCACCGCGGTGATCCGGGTGACGTTCCAGGTGGACGCCGATGGCCTGCTGTCGGTGACGGCCCAGGAGAAGACCTCCGGGGTACAGACCTCCATCCAGGTGAAGCCCTCCTTCGGCCTGAGTGAAGGGGAGATCACCCGGATGCTCACCGAGTCGATGACGCACGCCAAAGAGGATATCGCCAAGCGGATGCTCACCGAGCAGCGTATCGAGGCCCAGCGGGTGATCGAAAGCCTCAGCTCCGCCCTGGATGCCGACGGCGACGAACTGCTGCGCCCCGAGCAGCAGCAGGTATTGCGTGACCAGATGGTGGCGCTGAAACAGTTGTGTGAAGGCAACGATGGTCAGGTCATCAAGGACGCCATCGAGGCCCTGGATAAGGCCAGTGCCGAATTTGCCGCACGCCGGATGGATCTGTCCATTCGTCGGGCGCTGTCGGGACAATCGGTTGATAACGTATAA
- the iscR gene encoding Fe-S cluster assembly transcriptional regulator IscR, producing the protein MRLTSKGRYAVTAILDVALHSADGPVPLADISERQGISLSYLEQLFAKLRKNGLVSSVRGPGGGYLLGQDPADIAVGMVVHAVDESVDATRCHGKSNCQSGARCLTHSLWGDLSDRIAGFLNGISLADLMSSHDVKVVSVRQETQQAKAHAQ; encoded by the coding sequence ATGAGATTGACATCCAAAGGCCGCTACGCGGTCACCGCCATACTCGATGTGGCTCTGCACTCCGCCGACGGGCCGGTGCCGCTGGCTGACATCTCCGAGCGACAAGGCATCTCTCTGTCGTACCTGGAGCAGTTGTTCGCCAAGCTGCGTAAAAACGGTTTGGTCAGCAGTGTACGTGGCCCGGGCGGCGGCTACCTGCTGGGGCAGGACCCTGCCGACATCGCCGTGGGCATGGTGGTGCACGCCGTGGACGAGTCCGTGGACGCCACACGCTGTCACGGTAAGAGCAATTGCCAGAGCGGCGCCCGCTGCCTGACCCACTCCCTGTGGGGTGACCTCAGCGACCGCATTGCAGGATTTCTGAACGGCATCAGCCTGGCTGATCTGATGTCGAGCCATGACGTAAAGGTGGTCTCCGTACGTCAGGAAACACAACAAGCCAAAGCTCACGCACAGTAA
- a CDS encoding metalloregulator ArsR/SmtB family transcription factor, translating to MNPHLFFKLLSDETRLRCVLLLVRKGELCVCELVEALDESQPKISRHLASLRSQGLLKDRRQGQWVYYSLSEDLPEWLSPLLAELGNAQALADLYQADSDRLQAMTYRPGRCTN from the coding sequence GTGAATCCACATCTGTTTTTCAAACTGCTCAGTGATGAAACCCGGCTGCGCTGCGTGTTGCTGCTGGTCCGCAAAGGTGAGCTGTGTGTCTGTGAACTGGTTGAAGCCCTGGATGAAAGCCAGCCGAAGATCTCCCGCCACCTGGCCAGCCTGCGCAGTCAGGGACTGCTGAAGGACCGCCGCCAGGGGCAGTGGGTCTACTACTCCCTGTCCGAGGACCTGCCCGAGTGGCTCAGCCCGCTGCTGGCCGAACTGGGCAATGCCCAGGCCCTGGCTGACCTCTACCAGGCGGACAGTGACCGCTTGCAGGCGATGACCTACCGTCCGGGTCGCTGCACCAACTGA
- a CDS encoding IscS subfamily cysteine desulfurase produces the protein MKLPIYFDYSATTPVDPRVAEKMVQYMTLDGMFGNPASRSHKFGWQAEEAVDIARNQVADLINADPREIVFTSGATESDNLAIKGVAHFYNKKGKHIITSKTEHKAVLDTCRQLEREGYEVTYLEPESNGIIPLSRFEEAMRDDTILVSIMHVNNEIGVIHDIAAIGELCRSKGILLHVDAAQSAGKLPIDVKAMKVDMISISAHKMYGPKGVGALYVRRKPRVRLEAQMHGGGHERGMRSGTLATHQLVGLGEACRLAKEEMGAEAERMRVLRDRLLNGIKDIEEVYINGDLEQRLVSNLNISFNFVEGESLMMALSDLAVSSGSACTSASLEPSYVLRALGMTDELAHSSIRFSIGRFTTEEEIDYAIDKIRGAIGKLREMSPLWEMHKDGIDLSTVEWAAH, from the coding sequence ATGAAGCTTCCGATCTATTTTGATTACTCCGCCACCACTCCGGTTGACCCTCGTGTCGCCGAGAAGATGGTTCAGTACATGACACTGGACGGCATGTTCGGTAACCCCGCGTCCCGCTCGCACAAGTTTGGCTGGCAGGCCGAAGAGGCGGTAGACATTGCCCGCAACCAGGTGGCGGATCTGATCAACGCCGATCCCCGCGAGATCGTCTTCACCTCAGGTGCCACCGAGTCCGACAACCTGGCCATCAAAGGTGTGGCGCACTTCTACAACAAGAAGGGCAAGCACATCATCACCAGCAAGACCGAGCACAAAGCGGTGCTGGACACCTGTCGCCAGCTGGAGCGCGAAGGCTATGAGGTGACCTACCTGGAGCCTGAGAGCAACGGCATCATCCCGCTGAGCCGCTTCGAAGAAGCGATGCGCGATGACACCATCCTGGTCTCCATCATGCACGTCAACAACGAGATTGGCGTCATCCACGACATCGCCGCCATCGGTGAACTGTGCCGCAGCAAAGGCATTCTGCTGCACGTGGATGCGGCCCAGAGCGCCGGCAAGCTGCCCATCGACGTGAAGGCGATGAAGGTGGACATGATCTCCATCTCCGCCCACAAGATGTACGGCCCCAAGGGCGTCGGTGCCCTCTATGTGCGTCGTAAGCCCCGGGTTCGCCTGGAAGCCCAGATGCACGGTGGCGGCCATGAGCGTGGCATGCGCTCCGGCACCCTGGCGACTCACCAGCTGGTGGGCCTGGGCGAAGCCTGCCGCCTCGCCAAAGAGGAGATGGGTGCCGAGGCTGAGCGTATGCGCGTGCTGCGTGATCGTCTGCTGAACGGCATCAAGGACATTGAAGAGGTGTACATCAACGGCGATCTGGAACAGCGTCTGGTCTCCAACCTCAACATCAGCTTTAACTTCGTTGAGGGTGAGTCTCTGATGATGGCCCTGAGCGATCTGGCGGTGTCTTCCGGTTCCGCCTGTACCTCTGCCAGCCTGGAACCCAGCTATGTGCTGCGTGCCCTGGGCATGACTGACGAGCTGGCCCACAGTTCCATCCGTTTCTCCATCGGCCGCTTTACCACCGAGGAGGAGATCGACTACGCCATCGACAAGATCCGTGGCGCCATCGGCAAACTGCGTGAGATGTCTCCCCTGTGGGAGATGCACAAAGACGGTATCGACCTGTCCACCGTCGAGTGGGCGGCTCACTGA
- the hscB gene encoding co-chaperone HscB gives MNYFELFDLPVAFQVDATLLSGRYRELQRAVHPDNFADASERDRLMAVQKAAEINDAFQTLKEPVARAQYMLKLGGIELQGETQTIRDTGFLMEQMMLRETLEEVEESSDVESAAMDFADDLGQRTRALMQQLESQLGDQQWPEAADSVRKLKFMKKLEEELAQLEDRLLA, from the coding sequence ATGAACTACTTCGAGTTGTTCGACCTTCCGGTGGCGTTCCAGGTGGACGCCACACTGCTAAGCGGCCGCTATCGCGAGCTTCAGCGTGCCGTCCATCCGGATAACTTTGCCGACGCCTCCGAGCGGGATCGCCTGATGGCGGTGCAGAAAGCGGCAGAGATCAACGACGCTTTCCAAACCCTGAAAGAGCCCGTGGCCCGTGCCCAGTATATGCTGAAACTCGGCGGTATTGAGCTGCAGGGTGAGACCCAGACCATCCGTGACACCGGCTTCCTGATGGAGCAGATGATGCTCAGGGAGACCCTGGAAGAGGTGGAGGAGTCCTCCGACGTCGAGAGTGCGGCGATGGATTTCGCCGACGATCTCGGTCAACGCACCCGTGCCCTGATGCAGCAGCTGGAGTCTCAGCTGGGCGATCAGCAGTGGCCGGAAGCCGCAGACTCGGTGCGCAAACTAAAATTTATGAAGAAGCTGGAGGAGGAGCTGGCGCAGCTGGAAGACCGGTTGCTGGCCTGA
- the iscX gene encoding Fe-S cluster assembly protein IscX — MELKWVDVQDIAIELSEQKPDVDPTQLRFTELRQWVMDLEGFNDDPDHCNERILEAIQQAWIDEAE, encoded by the coding sequence ATGGAACTGAAGTGGGTAGACGTGCAGGATATTGCCATCGAGCTGAGCGAGCAGAAGCCCGATGTGGATCCTACGCAGCTGCGCTTCACTGAGCTGCGCCAGTGGGTGATGGATCTGGAGGGGTTTAATGACGACCCTGATCACTGCAACGAGCGTATTCTGGAAGCGATTCAGCAGGCCTGGATAGACGAGGCCGAATAG
- the trmJ gene encoding tRNA (cytosine(32)/uridine(32)-2'-O)-methyltransferase TrmJ, with the protein MLENIRIILVGTSHPGNIGSAARAMKTMGLSQLMLVAPRVEPDGKSVALAAGAVDVLKNIKTVDTLEEAIADCSLAIGTSARRRGLDWPQLDARQAGEKLALEGRTGPVALVFGRENHGLTNEELQLCHFHVNIPANPEYSSLNLAQAVQLLCYEVRMKHLSLLAKPEPEEAYPNGEQLEGFYQHLESALTHTGFIRKNHPGQVMAKLRRLFNRARPESQELNILRGVLTSIERTDSTNKE; encoded by the coding sequence ATGCTAGAGAATATCCGCATTATCCTGGTGGGCACCTCCCACCCGGGCAATATTGGTTCCGCCGCCAGGGCGATGAAAACCATGGGCCTGTCCCAGCTGATGCTGGTGGCCCCAAGAGTGGAGCCGGACGGCAAGTCTGTGGCACTGGCCGCCGGTGCCGTGGATGTGTTGAAGAACATCAAGACCGTGGACACCCTGGAGGAGGCGATTGCCGACTGCTCCCTGGCCATCGGCACCTCGGCCCGCCGCCGCGGCCTGGACTGGCCCCAGCTGGATGCCCGCCAGGCGGGAGAGAAGCTTGCGCTGGAGGGGCGAACCGGTCCTGTGGCCCTGGTGTTTGGCCGTGAGAATCATGGCCTGACCAATGAGGAGCTGCAGTTGTGTCACTTCCACGTCAACATTCCAGCCAATCCGGAGTACTCCAGCCTCAACCTGGCCCAGGCGGTACAGCTGCTCTGTTATGAGGTGCGAATGAAGCACCTGAGCCTGCTGGCCAAGCCCGAGCCTGAAGAGGCGTACCCCAATGGCGAGCAGCTGGAAGGTTTCTATCAGCACCTGGAGTCTGCCCTGACCCACACCGGGTTTATCCGCAAAAACCACCCTGGTCAGGTGATGGCCAAGTTGCGCAGACTGTTTAACCGGGCCCGGCCCGAGTCTCAGGAGTTGAATATCCTGCGAGGCGTCCTCACATCTATAGAGAGAACTGACTCCACCAACAAAGAGTAA
- a CDS encoding YecH family metal-binding protein, whose amino-acid sequence MSESIHAHELLNLIGEQSEPLTLDQIKALAAEQFGAEARFFTCRLDDQSIEQIVTFFVKMAKVAPSGEGYVLNRGNMCSH is encoded by the coding sequence ATGTCCGAGTCTATCCATGCCCACGAACTTCTCAACCTTATCGGCGAACAGAGCGAGCCGCTGACCCTGGATCAGATCAAGGCCCTGGCTGCTGAGCAGTTCGGTGCCGAGGCCCGGTTCTTCACCTGCCGCCTGGACGATCAGAGCATCGAGCAGATCGTCACCTTCTTCGTCAAGATGGCCAAAGTGGCCCCATCCGGTGAAGGATATGTGCTGAACCGTGGCAATATGTGCAGCCACTGA
- the cysE gene encoding serine O-acetyltransferase produces MGIRARLKEDIASIYHRDPAANSAFEILTNYPGMHAIWLHRISHKLWCRNWKLTSRLLSTFSRWATGVEIHPGARIGRRFFIDHGMGVVIGETAEIGDDVTLYHGVTLGGTSWNAGKRHPTLHDNVVVGAGAKILGPLDIGEGARVGSNSVVIKDVEPGTTMIGIPARSVLSKAEREKEHRRSHLARKYGFDAYAVSPDNPDPVASAIGSMLDHMHLMDARMMEICQALKEQGCTIETKELPQLNVTAFVEAEQEAADTRRKEHERFDPGI; encoded by the coding sequence ATGGGAATACGTGCGCGTCTTAAGGAAGACATTGCTTCCATCTATCACAGAGATCCGGCGGCCAACAGTGCCTTCGAGATTCTGACCAACTATCCCGGCATGCATGCGATCTGGCTTCACCGGATCTCCCATAAACTCTGGTGTCGCAACTGGAAACTGACCTCTCGGCTTCTCTCCACCTTCTCCCGCTGGGCCACGGGGGTGGAGATCCACCCCGGCGCCCGCATCGGTCGCCGCTTCTTCATTGACCACGGCATGGGGGTGGTGATCGGCGAGACCGCTGAGATTGGCGATGACGTGACCCTGTACCACGGCGTGACTCTGGGGGGCACCAGCTGGAACGCCGGCAAGCGTCACCCCACCCTGCACGACAATGTGGTGGTGGGCGCCGGCGCCAAGATCCTCGGCCCCCTGGACATCGGTGAGGGGGCCCGGGTGGGCTCCAACTCTGTGGTGATCAAGGATGTGGAGCCAGGCACTACCATGATCGGCATTCCCGCTCGATCCGTGCTCAGCAAGGCGGAGCGGGAGAAGGAGCACAGACGCAGCCATCTGGCCAGGAAGTATGGCTTCGATGCCTACGCGGTGTCTCCGGACAACCCGGATCCCGTGGCCAGTGCCATCGGTTCCATGCTGGATCATATGCACCTGATGGATGCCCGAATGATGGAGATCTGTCAGGCGCTCAAGGAGCAGGGCTGCACCATAGAAACCAAGGAGCTGCCACAGCTCAATGTCACCGCTTTTGTTGAAGCAGAGCAAGAAGCGGCAGATACCCGTCGAAAAGAGCACGAAAGATTTGATCCAGGTATTTGA